The Streptomyces lienomycini sequence CATCGGCAAGGTCGACGGCAAGCAGTACGGCGTGTACTACAAGGCCGCCAACAAGTCCCTGATCTGGTACAACGCGCAGGTCTTCGAGAACGCGGGCGCCGCCGAACCGGGGACCTGGGACGAGTTGCTCACCACCGCCCAGACGATCTACGACTCCGGTGTCACACCGTTCTCGGTCGGCGGCGCGGACGGCTGGACCCTCACCGACTGGTTCGAGAACGTCTACCTCTCGCAGGCGGGCCCGGAGAAGTACGACCAACTCGCCCAGCACGAGATCAAGTGGACGGACCCCTCCGTGAAGGAGGCCCTGACCACGCTCGCCCAGATCTGGGGCAAGAAGGACTTCGTCGCCGGCGGCGCGTCCGGCGCGCTCCAGACGGAGTTCCCGGCGTCGGTGACGCAGACGTTCACCGGCGGCGACCAGCCGAAGGCGGGCATGGTCTTCGAGGGCGACTTCGCCCAGGTCAACATCGGTGAGACCGACGCGAAGGTCGGCACGGACGCGAAGGTGTTCCCGTTCCCGGCCGTCGGCGGCACCGCGCCGGTGGTGTCCGGCGGCGACGCGGCCGTGATCCTGGAGGACTCCGAGGCGGCGCAGGCGCTGGCCACCTGGCTGGCCTCGCCGGACGCGGCGGCGATCCAGGCGAAGCTCGGCGGGTTCCTCTCGCCCAACAAGAGCATCGACTCCTCGGTGTACCCGAACGAGGTGCAGAAGAAGATCGCCGAGGCGCTGGTCGCGGCCGGGGACGACTTCCGCTTCGACATGTCGGACCAGGCCCCGCAGGCCTTCGGCGGCACCCCGGGCAAGGGCGAGTGGAAGACGCTGCAGGACTTCCTGAAGAACCCGAAGGACGTCGCGGGCGCCCAGGCGAAGCTGGAGGCGGACGCGGCCGCCGCCTACGGAGGCTGACGCGATGACGTCGGCCACGGCGGCGGGGACCCCACCGGACCCCGCCGCCCCCAAGACACCCAAGACACCCAGGACACCCAGGACGCCCAAGTCACCCACGTCGCGCGGGAGCGTGACCGGCACCCGCGGGTCCGTGGCCGCGCTGTTCCTGCTGCCCGCCCTGGTGCTGCTCGGCGCGCTCGTGGTCTACCCGATCGGCTACTCGCTGATCCGCAGCTTCTACGACCAGTCCGGCGACTCCTTCGCCGGTTTCGACAACTACGAGGCGCTGTTCACCAACGACGGCATCCGCACCGCCCTGAAGAACAACATCATCTGGGTGGTGTTCGCGCCGACGGTCGCCACCGCCCTCGGTCTGATCTTCGCGGTGCTGACCGAACGCATCCGCTGGGGCACGGCGTTCAAGCTGGTCGTCTTCATGCCGATGGCGATCTCCATGCTCGCGGCGGGCATCATCTTCCGTCTGGTGTACGACCAGAACCCGGACAAGGGCGTCGCCAACGCGGTGTGGGTCGGGGTGCACGACACGTTCGCGGAGTCGTCGGCGTTCCCCAAGGCGCACCCGGGCCGTGACTCGCCGCTGGAGCCCGCCGGCGGCGGCGCGTTCATCACGAAACAGCCGGTCGGCCTCGGCACCCCGGTCGTCCTGCCCCTCGTGGGCGTCGCCCCCGACACGATGCCGGACGGCGCGAGGAAGGCGGTGGCCGCCGAGCCCGAGGACGGCCGGGTCACCGGCACCACCTGGCAGGACTTCACCCGCGGCAAGGGCGTGGGGAAGCTGGGCGGCGTCGACGCGGCCGAA is a genomic window containing:
- a CDS encoding ABC transporter substrate-binding protein, whose protein sequence is MRTSSTIRTRGTVKRATRISATLAAGALALSLTACGGGDDDGGGDKGGEAGGDKQPASSVTLPKLDGESLEVAAVWTGTEQENFKKVLAEFEKRTGAKVTFVPAQDPIINFLGSKIAGGAPPDVAMLPQPGAIKQAVEKGWAKPLGAEAAKELGENYSQGWQDIGKVDGKQYGVYYKAANKSLIWYNAQVFENAGAAEPGTWDELLTTAQTIYDSGVTPFSVGGADGWTLTDWFENVYLSQAGPEKYDQLAQHEIKWTDPSVKEALTTLAQIWGKKDFVAGGASGALQTEFPASVTQTFTGGDQPKAGMVFEGDFAQVNIGETDAKVGTDAKVFPFPAVGGTAPVVSGGDAAVILEDSEAAQALATWLASPDAAAIQAKLGGFLSPNKSIDSSVYPNEVQKKIAEALVAAGDDFRFDMSDQAPQAFGGTPGKGEWKTLQDFLKNPKDVAGAQAKLEADAAAAYGG
- a CDS encoding carbohydrate ABC transporter permease is translated as MTSATAAGTPPDPAAPKTPKTPRTPRTPKSPTSRGSVTGTRGSVAALFLLPALVLLGALVVYPIGYSLIRSFYDQSGDSFAGFDNYEALFTNDGIRTALKNNIIWVVFAPTVATALGLIFAVLTERIRWGTAFKLVVFMPMAISMLAAGIIFRLVYDQNPDKGVANAVWVGVHDTFAESSAFPKAHPGRDSPLEPAGGGAFITKQPVGLGTPVVLPLVGVAPDTMPDGARKAVAAEPEDGRVTGTTWQDFTRGKGVGKLGGVDAAELGYAGMKIEAVKDGEVVATATAAGDGTFTLPAAADGALLRLPADNFKEPYNGLNWLGPSLVTPAIIGSYVWMWAGFAMVLIAAGLAGMPRELLEAARVDGANEWQVFRRVTVPLLAPVLAVVVVTLMINVLKVFDLVFIIAPGSSQDDANVLALELYRKGFASDQPGVASAIAVFLLLLVIPVMWFNVRRLRREVRR